A window of Sulfuricurvum sp. contains these coding sequences:
- the dnaG gene encoding DNA primase produces MITPDSIEALKGRLDIVDVVGSYVELKRSGSNFKAPCPFHDEKSASFMVNPQRQRYHCFGCGVDGDSIKFTMEYEKLSYPEAIEKLASSVNFTLHYTDNNERRERSNLLDTLNGWYQKLLGENRTASAYLSDRGIYASSIEKFGIGYAPTSPETLRFLEHHKFSSEESITQGAIGRGDDGRLFARFIERITFPIHSNSGAIVGFGGRTITGHQAKYVNSSQSAIFNKSRLLYAYHLARESIYKHKEIIVTEGYLDVVMLHQAGFTHAVATLGTALTSEHLPTLRKGEPRVLVAYDGDKAGQNAAFKASKLLSGGGFDGGVILFSGGLDPADMIKEGRIEELNALLHRPIPFIEFVITQTIGGYNLSDSHAKESAMHEIIAYLKTLSPLMQEEYRTFAASRLGISPSLIRLNQPASSTTTQKINFSHHDIWELSLIKTILDRPAIIDSLLDFIDASLFQYHSNEFLSAINNRDDPRLGALLMDERIHIFDGDEAIRAELITFLTHYYNRELKKIASENSVSFDKKSYLIRQIRDKIARLKRGELVPLS; encoded by the coding sequence ATGATAACTCCTGACTCCATTGAAGCCCTCAAAGGGCGTCTTGATATTGTCGATGTCGTAGGCTCCTACGTTGAACTCAAACGTTCAGGGTCTAACTTTAAAGCACCCTGCCCATTCCACGACGAAAAATCGGCGAGCTTTATGGTTAATCCTCAGCGTCAACGTTACCACTGTTTCGGGTGCGGTGTCGATGGAGATTCGATCAAGTTTACGATGGAGTATGAAAAGCTGAGCTACCCCGAAGCGATTGAAAAACTCGCCTCTTCGGTCAATTTTACCCTCCACTACACCGACAATAATGAACGTCGTGAACGTTCAAACCTCCTCGACACCCTCAACGGATGGTATCAAAAACTCCTAGGGGAAAACCGTACTGCTTCTGCCTACCTTAGCGATCGGGGAATCTATGCCTCTAGTATCGAAAAATTCGGTATCGGCTATGCCCCCACTTCGCCCGAAACGCTCCGATTTTTAGAGCACCATAAATTTAGCTCCGAAGAGTCCATCACCCAAGGGGCAATCGGCAGAGGGGATGATGGGCGACTTTTTGCCCGTTTTATCGAACGTATCACATTCCCTATCCACTCCAATAGTGGAGCGATAGTCGGTTTCGGCGGGCGTACCATTACGGGGCATCAGGCAAAATACGTCAACTCCTCTCAAAGTGCCATTTTTAATAAATCACGCCTCCTCTACGCCTACCATCTAGCGCGCGAGTCGATCTACAAACACAAAGAGATCATCGTCACCGAGGGGTATTTGGACGTGGTGATGCTCCATCAAGCAGGATTTACCCATGCCGTCGCTACGCTTGGGACAGCCCTCACCAGCGAACATCTTCCGACGCTTCGTAAAGGTGAACCGCGCGTCCTCGTCGCGTACGATGGAGACAAAGCGGGACAAAATGCGGCATTCAAAGCCTCTAAACTTCTCAGTGGCGGGGGGTTTGATGGGGGAGTTATCCTCTTTAGCGGCGGGCTTGATCCTGCCGATATGATTAAAGAGGGGCGTATAGAAGAGCTCAATGCCCTCTTGCACCGTCCCATCCCCTTTATCGAGTTTGTTATCACCCAAACCATCGGTGGATACAATCTTAGCGATTCCCACGCCAAAGAATCGGCAATGCACGAGATTATCGCGTATCTCAAAACCCTCTCACCACTGATGCAAGAGGAGTATCGAACGTTTGCCGCATCCCGATTGGGGATTTCACCCTCACTCATACGTCTTAACCAACCCGCATCCTCTACAACCACCCAAAAAATAAATTTCTCTCATCACGATATTTGGGAATTGAGCCTCATTAAAACGATTTTAGATCGCCCTGCTATTATCGATTCTCTCCTCGATTTTATAGATGCCTCTTTGTTTCAATACCATAGCAATGAATTTCTATCGGCGATTAATAACCGTGATGATCCCCGATTGGGAGCACTACTGATGGACGAACGGATCCATATTTTTGATGGGGATGAGGCGATTCGCGCAGAGCTTATCACCTTCTTAACCCACTATTACAATCGTGAACTCAAAAAAATTGCCAGTGAAAATTCGGTATCATTCGATAAAAAATCGTATTTAATACGTCAGATACGGGATAAAATTGCTCGATTAAAACGGGGTGAACTCGTACCGCTCAGTTAG
- a CDS encoding argininosuccinate synthase domain-containing protein, which translates to MKAIALFSGGLDSTLAMKLIINQGIEVIACNISTGFGSTKDRRTHMQNMCDQVGAELRIIDIQEEYLEQVLFTPKYGYGKNFNPCIDCHGKMSEVAKRVMIAEGASFIISGEVLGQRPMSQNSESLQKVLNLSDCEGLLLRPLSAQALEPTIPELEGWVDRSKLENIVGRNRDRQMELVSEFGLTDYEAPGGGCLLTDEHFSRKIRDLIAHDSNFIKADIPTLKYGRQLRLPEGAKFIIGRNEEENNVLEGIENEKYTHITTDLFGPHSLISKNASDNDKTLAAKLVLAYCKPNFSGEQVIDFGGETLSTVSDLSRNDAQKYMI; encoded by the coding sequence ATGAAAGCAATAGCCCTCTTTAGTGGCGGACTCGATTCGACTCTCGCCATGAAACTCATCATCAACCAAGGGATTGAGGTGATCGCCTGCAACATTAGCACAGGATTTGGTTCGACCAAAGATAGACGTACCCATATGCAAAACATGTGTGATCAAGTGGGTGCAGAGCTTCGGATTATCGATATCCAAGAGGAGTATTTGGAGCAAGTTCTCTTTACCCCGAAATACGGCTATGGGAAAAATTTCAATCCCTGCATCGACTGTCACGGGAAGATGTCTGAAGTAGCCAAACGGGTGATGATTGCAGAGGGGGCGAGTTTTATTATTAGCGGTGAGGTGTTAGGGCAACGTCCTATGAGCCAAAACAGCGAATCGCTCCAAAAAGTGCTCAACCTCAGCGATTGCGAAGGGCTACTATTACGTCCTCTCAGCGCCCAAGCGTTAGAGCCGACTATCCCAGAACTAGAGGGGTGGGTAGATCGGAGCAAACTCGAAAACATCGTCGGACGAAACCGTGATCGCCAAATGGAGCTGGTTTCAGAATTCGGACTCACTGATTACGAAGCACCCGGAGGGGGATGCCTCCTCACCGATGAGCATTTTTCACGCAAAATCCGAGATCTCATCGCCCATGATAGCAACTTTATCAAAGCCGATATCCCTACCCTCAAATACGGTCGTCAATTACGGCTTCCAGAAGGGGCAAAATTTATCATTGGACGCAACGAAGAGGAAAACAACGTGTTAGAGGGTATCGAAAATGAGAAATATACCCATATCACTACTGACCTCTTCGGTCCCCACTCTTTGATATCCAAAAATGCAAGTGATAACGATAAGACATTGGCAGCGAAATTGGTCTTAGCCTATTGCAAACCCAATTTTAGCGGAGAACAAGTGATTGATTTTGGGGGAGAGACTTTAAGCACTGTTAGTGATCTTAGCCGTAACGATGCTCAGAAGTATATGATTTAA
- a CDS encoding heavy metal-associated domain-containing protein — MKKVLLSLVALVAVSSADQLVNLKIEGMMCPACVKNVKGSLSEVKGVKDATVYLKEGKAEVKAADGTKADAMCDAVKKAGYGCSVAK; from the coding sequence ATGAAAAAAGTACTCTTGAGTCTTGTGGCTTTGGTAGCGGTGTCGAGTGCGGATCAGTTGGTAAACCTTAAAATCGAGGGGATGATGTGCCCTGCGTGTGTAAAAAACGTTAAAGGTTCTTTGTCGGAAGTAAAAGGGGTTAAAGACGCTACGGTATACCTCAAAGAGGGTAAAGCAGAAGTAAAAGCAGCCGATGGGACAAAAGCTGATGCAATGTGTGACGCGGTCAAAAAAGCGGGTTATGGCTGTTCAGTAGCTAAATAG
- a CDS encoding sulfite exporter TauE/SafE family protein: MGSIDWFVIISIAFAGSFGHCIGMCGGFIVAYSSTKIDASMSRGAQLLRHGAYNIGRVSSYAILGMIFGGLGSLFTVSMEMHGALFIFAGILMIITALSMLGLSKLLHALEHSFSNFKIFKLLFSRLIKSKSIKSFFALGMMNGFFPCGFVFFFAAKAASSASILHGGAIMAIFGLATIPTLLALGQSVNFMREIAFRQSMNRLAAIAIAIYGLYSIYYGLAYFIDLPM; encoded by the coding sequence ATGGGTTCAATCGATTGGTTTGTTATTATCTCTATCGCTTTTGCCGGTAGTTTCGGTCACTGCATCGGGATGTGCGGAGGATTTATCGTCGCCTATAGCTCGACCAAAATCGATGCCTCTATGAGTCGCGGTGCACAGCTTCTCCGTCATGGTGCCTACAATATCGGGCGGGTAAGCTCGTATGCGATACTGGGGATGATTTTTGGTGGACTAGGCTCACTCTTTACGGTGAGTATGGAGATGCACGGAGCACTCTTTATCTTTGCGGGGATATTGATGATTATCACCGCCCTCTCGATGTTGGGACTCTCGAAACTTCTTCATGCACTGGAGCACTCTTTTTCCAATTTCAAAATCTTTAAACTCCTCTTCTCTCGCCTCATTAAAAGCAAAAGTATCAAAAGCTTTTTTGCATTGGGGATGATGAACGGATTTTTCCCGTGCGGATTTGTCTTTTTCTTTGCCGCGAAAGCCGCTTCAAGCGCATCAATCCTCCATGGAGGAGCTATTATGGCGATATTTGGACTCGCAACCATCCCCACACTTCTAGCACTCGGACAATCGGTTAATTTTATGAGAGAAATCGCTTTTCGTCAAAGTATGAATCGACTCGCCGCTATCGCTATCGCCATTTATGGACTTTACAGCATCTATTACGGACTGGCTTATTTTATCGATTTGCCAATGTAA